A window of Magnolia sinica isolate HGM2019 chromosome 13, MsV1, whole genome shotgun sequence genomic DNA:
TTCTGAAAAGCCACCAAATGGGAAGACAACCCTTTGACATGATGGCCTACAGCAGGTCTTAACATCAAAAGGTCGTGTGACCCTTCAATTGGGGAGGTCCCACATGTACCAAACCCACCCGGGCAAAATGTAAGAGCACCAAATATATGGACTCCCGTAAGAGAGTGAATATGACCCTATAATTCATCCTACAGCAAACCAAAACAttaaaaaacatttaaaaaaaaatgcccaAGCAATGCAAGTGTTTTAATTTGAGAAAGCATCAGAGGTGCATAATTACGTGTAGCAGAGATCGTTCGTTAGCTTTTGCAATGCATCTGCTGTGAACTTGTTCTCATCCCACAGAACATGATAGTGGGTGGGACGGCTTGTTCCCTGAAAACACCATACAAGACAATAAAATAGCAACATAAGACAACCATTCATCATGGCCAACAAGAACCATCGTGCTACCATTCGAACCAGCAGTTACCTGAATACCGGCATGGCTGCAGAGATAAAAATCAAACTCAATTGGGTGGCATATCTTCGTATCGACAACAGTTCCTAACCAACACAGCCATTTATGCCAATATTACAAGACAAAGGTATGGGAACCATATCaagaatttaaaaagaaaaaaaaaagactgacAGCTTGACATACCTGGTAAGATGTTACCACTCCTGTCAGTTGAATTACAGTCCCTGTGGTCTGCAGGGAAAAGCCGTGTGTGGTCTCTCTTTTGAACTACCACAAATGTCACAGGTGGAACATATCCTTCCTCCAATGAAACACAGGCCTGTAAGGTGGAATATTGAACATAGAAATGGCACCATTACAAAGTTTTCGTATGactaaatttataaataaataaataaagctgtTATAGAAGGACAATGCAACTCAGACCCAAGTATGGAAAATCACCTTCCTAATTGCATCCAACTCATAAAGCAAAACTTGACTGAACTGGCCTTTGCTCACACCAACCCTGCAAAACTCCAAATTATGGCCCAAAATACCAAACAGTTTCTCATCCAAGAAAAACCAAGACGAAATCATAATATTCATACTCTATAGAGACTCCCAAGGTGAAGAATTACCTATAGAATATGATGCGATGAGGCTTCCGTCCCGTTGCTTGCCTGAATGCAATCAGTTGTTCTCTGCCAAATAAAATAGATATTCTTTAAACACTGAATTCAAACACTTGCACCCACGGTCATATAAATACAGAGGAGAAAAagacttgccggatcatccttTTGTTCATAGAACCTCCCTGAGGATCCTGCACAACTTGAAACAGATCTCTTATCAGCTCCTGCAGATGCGGCTGTGCCGAGACCAAACCCCGGTACTTGGTGACCTCTGGCCAATCCATTGAAGCTACAACCTACAATGCACATCAAAGATGGATAAAAATCAAGTGCAACCCATAATAAATGAAAATTAATAACCAAATATATCATACTGCCGCAATTGACAGGCTGGAATCCACTCCTGGCTGTGGATGCATGACATCAGCACCAAATATTATTGTGGGAACATCAGTTACATAAGGAATACGACTCGCAACGGCATCAGCTAGCACTGTGTTGCGACCTCCAACCTTTTACAATAAATAACAAGCACACCAAATTATAACATTTATACATGAATAATATAGGGCCATAACAATCTGTAAcacaattttcattttttttaaaaaaaaaggacagGAAAATTCGTTCTCACTGTTGGAGGATtttaagaagaaaaggataatggAAGTTTCACAGACCattcttcatttcttttttctccAGAAAATCCCCCAATCAAAGGCTTATGAGTTGTCTAATTTGTGATATGGCATTTGCCACTTATAGGAAAGTTGTGGCTGCTTAAAAGGCTACTTAAAAGGAGGCAAAAGCACAATAGAAGAAACACATCAAACATTCAAAGTTCAACAACTTCAAAGAATCAGAAACCTTGACATTAATTTTTAAGGCAACATTTTCAAGATACTGTTTGTTGACTTTGGATGCCTGTCTTGGTTGGCAACACTGTGACACTATGCCCAACTCCGTTTCGCAAACACGTTTTATCTTTCCTGCAAAATCAGAAAACAAAACGCTTTAGTTGATTCATTCCATCTCTCTAGGATTTAGGGTCTTGGCTGCACTCACCATATGAACCACTCATGTCAGGTAAAATGATAATAAGCAATTGGAGATGTTTCTTCTTATCTCCACTTTGTAGTTTTGCAGTGGCTTGTTTGTGTACATCCATCAGAGCCATCTCAATCCTATTAGGGCGATCTGCGCGGATGGGCACCAATGGATTGGGGCTGAATGTCTAccaaagagaatgaagaactttaGGGAGCATGCGACAAGGCTAATgactatattcaaatataaaagTCAGAACTCAATACCATTCCTTTATTTCGACACATGCCAACCAGTTCGTGGCAAAATGTATGAACTGCATCTGGAGGCAGACGTGAGAAGTTTATGCATGTCCAGTATTCAACACTGCCACCATTAACCATTTTCTGCACACATGCCAGTACAACAAAATTCAAGAGTTAGCTAGTAACAGGAGGAAATCTTCAAATGCTCTGACAAAGATATGTGATACGTGCACAGAAGTTGTTAGTTTATGCTTGAATGAGCGCATCTGCATGTTTACCATTTGATTGCATGCTTGTTGAAAATGGATGTTTGCACAGAACATTTAGCAATAATAATAGTAAAACACTAAAATCACAGTGTCAGAACAAGCAGACACCCCAAAATTAATGTCCAGAAAGATGCCATGGCAGTGTAAATGCATGCATGATGATATGAACATTGAATGAATAGATCTGTGAAACAGTTAATCAAAGGAGATGCAGCCATCTTGAGACACAAACATTGATCATCTACAAACAATTATAAAAGCTACATCATTTCCTATGGCTTGAGAATTTTAGTTTCTAATTGCGCCATTGAATCTGCATATAGGCTTCAAAGGTGGTCAAATGCCTACTAAAAGGAGTTTTGTAAGTTACAATGCAGAGGATCTAGTGGAATGGACACTTTCAACTAGAAAGGCTTCATGGCATCAGTGGAGTTGGAGCCATACAATCAATGACTCCAGTACAGCCACAGCATCTCAAGCATGTTAATGGAATTAACAAGAGAGAAATATGTTCCTAAGGTCATTATAACATTTTAAATGCCAAAATATGCAAGAGGGCAAGTTTAGGATCAACCTTGTTGATCATATTCCACTGCCCCACTCGAGGATAGCAGTTTGCGTCACGCCCACTAGCATGATACTTGAGCTGAAACAACCAATAGAACCATAAGCATGCCCATGATTATCAGACAATACTTCGAATCAAATAATCACCTCGGGAGGTGGCAAAACACGAGCATCAACTGAAGCAAGTCTGTCTTGAACTTGAATCCCAAACTCCTGTGCATACTGATCCCTGTTGTAATTGTTGCGCACAACCACCTGCAATGGATTGAGCTCCAAGAATCAAGAATAAACAGATGCAAGACCTAATTTGAAGGAATAACATAAAATTAACAAAAAAGGGCCCCTATATCTGACTGGCTGCTTGCTGTGGCCCCATCTCAATATAAAGTTGATTTTCCCAGTTACAAAATTGAGAGCCTGTACCTCATGGATGTTCCTCTCCCTGTCAGCAGGACGTTGGCAAGCAGCCCTCAAGATGGCAGTAGCCTGCCGCTCATTCAATTTCCTTGAGTATCGCTGCCCTTCAACAATGTGACAAACCTGACAGCATATAATCATTCATGATGTCAAGCACAGAAATTTGACACATGCATGCAACAATGCAGAGTACAGGAAAAGCAAAGTAATGAATTTAAGACAGTAGTGGCTTTATACCTCCATAGGTAAGTATATTGGCCTGGCACCACTGCCAACTTGAAGACTTGGCAAGAAAGTCTTGCGGAGGACAACTCCGTACTTCTCTTTGAAGTACTCAATTACAGAAGCGGTACGCCCCTGGTCATCAATGGGAAATCTAAAAGGCACCAACAATGCTCATTATTCACAATGTGCAAAATGAACCTCACACCAAACAGTTACAAGGATCACGATATCAGGATCATATTGTGTTGTCTCAAAAATGTAATACAGTAAACATAGTGCACAATGCAACAAGACATTTATTTGAATCTTTGTTAAAGAAAGAATTTGTTTCATTCTTGAAAAGAACATTTGAGGTTTATGCATGGTAACAAAATTTATATATCATCAATAAGTTATAATGAAATTCAAGCAAtgcctttaaaaaaatgaatttcaaGTATCATGATGGGAATATATCAAGCTGAATTTAAACAAACTATGCTTACGTCAGCTGGCTCGTTGGCTGAGCAGTTATCCCTGAAATTCGATATTGTCTAGATGACTCATTCCAGTGGGAGGCATAGACCATTACTCCCCTCAAGACGTTCGTTATCTGGCAAAAACCAAACCATGAGTCAATGACACTAATGAGAAAAAGTTTCAAACAAAAGATCATGCTAACCAAAATGAAATCTCATTTACCAATGAGAACAAGTTTCAAACAAAAGATGATGCTAAACAAAATGAAATGTCATTAACCGTATGATAGAAATAAGAGCATATCTATAACTCCCATTAAGCTattgcttggttgcaccaaatatcatgaaaatttgcaacacagtagactgattaatcatgaatttCATGACGTTTGGTTCAACCAAACAAACTCCTACAAAAATAATTCatttttctccaaaaaaaaaaaaatgacaaatgcAGGTAGAAGTAATACCTTAACGCAGTCAGTATCAGATAACGGCCTTGTTGGATCTCGCAAATTGAGATACTGAGATACAAAATCTACAACTGGAATTGGTTTGTAAAATGATGTTGATGAGATATCTGTAGCaagggatgaaaggtatgagCAAAAGAGAGAAAACTACCCAATGATAGCTTTGGagagttaaaaaattaaaaaggaaagaAGTTAATACCAGCAACATCAGTACATGTGCCAAAACAGTTAGAAACAACAGCAACAATAATAATATTGTTTGTTAAATTCTCCTTAAAAATTTTATATGTGATATGGGCAAAACACCAGATTACATAAATCAGTCAGAACTTGGACATGAGAAAACTGGAGTTCAGCAAACAAAGTACCAATGTTCAGCGAAAGGCCCATCTGTGTAGGGCGGATACTCTGACGGAATCCCCTCCAACACTCCAAACCATCACCTAGAGGACTGCTTTCACCCAACTCAGGAGAGAAAAAAGATCTTTGCACGGGAGTATAACTGTGACCATCAAAGGCAGACAAAATTTCATAACAATTCATATTGAGTGGTTATATCAAAAGTAGAGGGCAGCAAATAATTACTTGAATGAAGGCGATTCTCTTAGCACCACATCAAGCACTTGTATTGTCTCCTGTGGTGCATCCAACTGTCTAGCTCGCAAAAACTGCTTCAGATGGTGCAGATCAGCTCGAGCAGCAAACTTAATTGCCACCTTAAATTCTCTCTCCCTTCTACATTTTCAAACAAACTTAAAATAACCATCAAGATAAAAACAACAGGAACAGAAACCACAATTTAAGTGTTTTTTTAGGAATGTCAAGAGAAACCATAGGAAAATATGTAAAACAGTAGTCAGAAGAGAGAACGAGGCTTGACTAACAAACCTGGTCGTTGAACTAGTGGAACCTGTCTTATCTTTGTCGACCAACTTGATGACAAATTCTTTCGAGTCAAATGGCAAAGGCCCAGCAGTGTACAGGCTCTTTCTACCATCATAAACAGGCTTTCTTCTACCCAAATGTGATTCCTTATAGGTTGCTACAAGCTCTTGGATGATGGCACGATTTGTGCCTCGGGATGCAACCTCCGGAGAAACAGAAACCTAGCTCATTTGTTTTAGAAACAGAAAATACATTTGAAAAACAACTCAGCAAAACTATCAACATAAAGCAAATTTTGAATCCAATATCTACAAGAATAAACTAGGGGATTTTGAAGGAATCCAATCTCCCTCAGAAAGGCAGACAGAAACTTATCATTTAACAACAAGCAAGATACAAGAACAATCTACTCTCAAACACAATTCTACCCCTTCAAAACATCAATAAACAAAGAGAGACAATTAACAGATGATGCAGGTAATAAAAGTTTCCCATCCAAATGTGCAGTTTCTAAATGCGAACAGATCGACATATTGTACATGAGAATATTTATGTTTTGAACATTTGTCATAGAGATCAGTGAGTCCTACACGGCAAAACTAGAACTAAAACAGTTTATGGGACTGAATTGCACTTTCTGCAACCCAAGCCATGTCAGACTTCTCCCATTTCCAATGTTGTGATCTCTAGTTTTGGCACTACCTAATGCAGATCATCATTGTTATCCACCAAGGAGTGACCACCATGAGCCCTTCCGTCCTCCCACAAGTATCTAACTATCTATGCAGCCACACTTGCAAACCTGGCATCCGTGggacatcaaatgggccatacatgAGGTGACACCAATGGTGCAATTACCTCGTGGGCCATAGAAGTCATCCATTTCAACCaatcaagtggtccacatatGTACAAAATAACAGTTAGATTAATAAAAATGTCATTCATAGATATTCAGCAAATATCTCTGCAGTCACACTTGCCATCCTGGCATCTGTGGgacatcaaatgagccatacaTGAGGTGGAGAAAACAATGCAGTCAACCTAGTGGATCATGGAAGTCATCCATTTCAGCTCATCGAGTGGTCCATATGTACAAAACTAAtagttagaaaaataaaaatgccattCACGGATATTCAACAAGCATTAACGAGTGGAACATCCccattatttttcctttttagaaaccaTTGAAACCACATAAGGGCTCAACCATTAACTGAAAGGAGTCCACATGTGATATTAGCTCTGGATAACTAAATAAGATGATGATCGAAGTAAAAGGGGGAAATCTTAGGGGGGTGGGGGGAAAAAGTAGGCATTGAGGGATAGACAATAAAAACAGAGCACTAAACAACTAAACcaatacagaaaaaaaaaaaaaaaaaaaatttaaaaaaaagcatATAGAAATCCATTAAAATAAtctaaagtaaaaaaataaacaaaaaagaacAGACAAACATAAAGAACATTCTCAAGTCGTATTTGCAGAAATAATAGAGAAAATGTATTAAAAAAATACTAATATGCAACCGATTATTCCAAGCTTTAACATCTCACTCAAGAAAAAGGCAAGGATCTATAGCAGGAACAGCTGCAATGGGAATAAAAGGCTTGCATGGGAGAAGATAACATACTAGGAATGAATGCAAAGCAAATTACGGCAAGCTTTCAAATCACCAAAACAAGAACCAAGATCGCAAGGGAAATTTTCTAGAACGATCCAAAACGGAAAATCAAAACgaaagaagattaaaaaaaaataaaaaaaaataaaaaaaaa
This region includes:
- the LOC131223534 gene encoding protein argonaute MEL1-like, whose protein sequence is MPRRGSRRQRATPAPSPSQRGGRGGRGRGGRGAPPPQQQQRPSPSAAAAPAAASASSSFLSRDFERRVSLEERSTPAPSTAPAPAPAPAQLPPPPSSTKAIRFPARPGFGTLGSKCVVRANHFLVDIAEDKDLCHYDVSVSPEVASRGTNRAIIQELVATYKESHLGRRKPVYDGRKSLYTAGPLPFDSKEFVIKLVDKDKTGSTSSTTRREREFKVAIKFAARADLHHLKQFLRARQLDAPQETIQVLDVVLRESPSFNYTPVQRSFFSPELGESSPLGDGLECWRGFRQSIRPTQMGLSLNIDISSTSFYKPIPVVDFVSQYLNLRDPTRPLSDTDCVKITNVLRGVMVYASHWNESSRQYRISGITAQPTSQLTFPIDDQGRTASVIEYFKEKYGVVLRKTFLPSLQVGSGARPIYLPMEVCHIVEGQRYSRKLNERQATAILRAACQRPADRERNIHEVVVRNNYNRDQYAQEFGIQVQDRLASVDARVLPPPELKYHASGRDANCYPRVGQWNMINKKMVNGGSVEYWTCINFSRLPPDAVHTFCHELVGMCRNKGMTFSPNPLVPIRADRPNRIEMALMDVHKQATAKLQSGDKKKHLQLLIIILPDMSGSYGKIKRVCETELGIVSQCCQPRQASKVNKQYLENVALKINVKVGGRNTVLADAVASRIPYVTDVPTIIFGADVMHPQPGVDSSLSIAAVVASMDWPEVTKYRGLVSAQPHLQELIRDLFQVVQDPQGGSMNKRMIREQLIAFRQATGRKPHRIIFYRVGVSKGQFSQVLLYELDAIRKACVSLEEGYVPPVTFVVVQKRDHTRLFPADHRDCNSTDRSGNILPGTVVDTKICHPIEFDFYLCSHAGIQGTSRPTHYHVLWDENKFTADALQKLTNDLCYTYARCTRSVSIVPPAYYAHLAALRARYYMESDVSDGGSTSAAGGNTRERSTEVRPLPQIKDSVKEVMFYC